One region of Rhodophyticola sp. CCM32 genomic DNA includes:
- the trbJ gene encoding P-type conjugative transfer protein TrbJ → MTKTTKLAGHAFAVLLISSAIALSPTTAPPAQAGLFGGGFSGIVYDPTNHAENLLTAARSLEQINNQIAQLQNEAQMLVNQGRNLASLPYSSLAQLQSSVQQTQQLLNEAQRIAHDVATIDEAFTQDYGTSAAQGDFDAMIGGARERWLTSVAGFEDALKVQAGVVGNIETARTEMQALVGQSQAATGALQATQAGNQLLALQSQQISDLTAAITAQNRAHSLEAARTASAEAQARENLTRFLDYGDDYEPTTVRMFR, encoded by the coding sequence ATGACCAAGACAACTAAACTCGCCGGACACGCATTCGCGGTCCTCCTTATATCGAGCGCTATCGCGCTTTCGCCAACGACAGCGCCACCTGCCCAAGCCGGGCTGTTCGGCGGTGGGTTCAGCGGCATCGTCTATGACCCAACCAACCACGCTGAGAACTTGCTGACCGCTGCACGTTCTTTGGAGCAGATCAACAACCAGATCGCCCAGCTGCAGAACGAGGCGCAGATGCTCGTCAATCAAGGACGCAATCTCGCAAGTTTGCCATACTCCTCGCTGGCACAGCTACAGTCCTCCGTTCAGCAGACCCAGCAATTGCTGAATGAAGCGCAGCGGATCGCCCATGATGTGGCGACCATTGATGAGGCCTTCACGCAGGACTACGGGACATCAGCCGCACAGGGTGATTTTGACGCGATGATCGGTGGCGCGCGCGAGCGCTGGCTGACGTCCGTTGCTGGCTTCGAAGACGCACTGAAAGTCCAAGCTGGCGTTGTTGGAAATATCGAGACAGCTCGAACCGAAATGCAAGCGTTGGTCGGTCAAAGTCAGGCCGCGACGGGAGCGCTTCAAGCGACCCAAGCAGGCAATCAGCTGCTCGCTCTTCAAAGCCAGCAGATATCCGATCTGACTGCTGCAATCACTGCGCAGAACCGGGCGCACTCGCTGGAGGCCGCGCGAACCGCCTCTGCCGAGGCGCAGGCCCGCGAGAACCTCACACGTTTTCTCGATTACGGAGACGACTATGAGCCGACCACCGTGCGGATGTTTCGGTAG
- a CDS encoding ArsR/SmtB family transcription factor, with protein MIVDDDLQQPGLATTFASLGDPRRLALIARLQQEDSLSVSSLCEGMNVSRQAVSKHLKTLTEAQLVSAVKSGRETRYSLELPRVNEANEFLVQIGTKWDRALERLKTHVE; from the coding sequence ATGATAGTTGATGACGACCTCCAACAACCGGGGCTTGCGACTACATTCGCTTCACTTGGTGACCCTCGCCGTCTTGCCTTGATCGCTCGACTACAACAGGAGGACTCGCTGTCGGTTTCGTCTCTATGCGAAGGCATGAATGTGTCTCGTCAAGCTGTCAGTAAGCACCTCAAAACCCTGACAGAAGCTCAACTCGTTTCTGCGGTAAAATCCGGGAGGGAAACGCGATACAGCCTGGAGTTGCCACGCGTGAACGAGGCGAACGAATTTCTTGTGCAGATAGGTACGAAATGGGACCGCGCTCTGGAGCGGCTGAAGACACACGTCGAATGA
- a CDS encoding IS5 family transposase (programmed frameshift) has protein sequence MARSDLSDLEWEFIKAVLPNNSRGVKRVDDRRVINGIFYVLRTGIPWRDLPDQYGPYTTIYNRFNRWTYAGIWDRVMEAVADAHNIDTVMVDGTSVRVHHSAATLKKNDPRRCMGRSRGGLTTKIHALTNQDGLPIRYELTPGQAHDAPPCEQLLDGLQPGQYVLADKAYDADWIRKMIWEQGAIDVIPSKSNRKLPAEFDVDIYRERNKIERFFGRLKASFRRIATRYEKTSANFLAMIKLASVRLWCQFYESAA, from the exons ATGGCGCGGTCAGATTTGAGCGATTTGGAGTGGGAGTTCATCAAAGCAGTGCTCCCAAATAACAGCCGAGGGGTTAAGCGTGTCGATGATCGGCGTGTGATCAATGGCATCTTCTATGTCTTGCGCACAGGCATCCCGTGGCGCGATTTGCCCGATCAATACGGCCCCTACACAACGATCTACAACCGTTTCAACCGATGGACTTATGCGGGCATTTGGGATCGGGTAATGGAGGCGGTCGCCGATGCGCACAATATCGACACCGTGATGGTGGATGGCACATCGGTTCGGGTTCACCATTCTGCAGCGACGCTCAAAAAAA ACGACCCGCGTCGTTGCATGGGCCGGTCGCGGGGTGGGTTAACCACGAAAATACATGCACTTACCAATCAGGACGGGTTGCCGATCCGCTATGAACTGACGCCGGGCCAAGCCCACGATGCACCCCCATGCGAACAGCTTTTGGACGGGCTGCAACCTGGCCAATACGTTCTGGCTGACAAGGCATATGACGCGGATTGGATCCGCAAGATGATCTGGGAACAGGGCGCCATCGACGTCATCCCGTCCAAATCCAACCGCAAACTGCCCGCCGAGTTCGACGTCGATATCTATCGCGAGCGCAACAAGATCGAGCGGTTCTTTGGCCGCCTCAAAGCTTCCTTCCGCCGTATAGCCACCCGATACGAAAAGACATCTGCCAACTTCTTGGCGATGATCAAACTCGCATCCGTCAGGCTATGGTGCCAGTTTTATGAGTCCGCTGCCTAG
- a CDS encoding VirB3 family type IV secretion system protein, giving the protein MIDATDIPGFTAPVHRALTMPILLGGAPRTIAIANGTLAAAIGLGLRLWLVGIVFWVVGHLLAVYAAKRDPQIADVARRHLRYPAWMGV; this is encoded by the coding sequence ATGATTGACGCCACCGACATTCCGGGTTTCACCGCTCCAGTGCATCGTGCGCTCACCATGCCGATTCTGCTTGGCGGCGCACCACGCACCATCGCGATCGCTAACGGCACGCTCGCGGCGGCCATTGGACTTGGCCTGAGACTCTGGCTTGTCGGCATCGTTTTCTGGGTCGTTGGCCATCTACTGGCGGTCTATGCAGCGAAGCGCGATCCGCAGATTGCCGATGTTGCCCGCCGCCACCTCCGTTATCCAGCTTGGATGGGGGTGTGA
- a CDS encoding TrbC/VirB2 family protein, with protein sequence MTRTLTHHSHLPIHTSAAAIGFLLIAGQAQAAGSGMPWEAPLQAILESIEGPVAKIVAVMIIIITGLTLAFGDTSGGARRLVQIVFGLSIAFAASSFFLSFFSFGGGALV encoded by the coding sequence ATGACACGAACACTCACGCACCATTCCCACCTTCCAATACATACGTCAGCCGCCGCAATCGGGTTCCTGCTCATCGCCGGCCAGGCGCAAGCCGCCGGTTCAGGAATGCCATGGGAGGCGCCGCTGCAAGCGATTCTGGAGTCCATCGAAGGCCCGGTTGCCAAGATCGTCGCAGTGATGATCATAATCATCACTGGGCTAACTCTGGCCTTCGGTGATACGTCGGGCGGTGCGCGCCGACTCGTGCAGATCGTTTTCGGTCTCTCCATTGCCTTCGCTGCATCGAGTTTCTTTCTTAGCTTCTTCTCTTTCGGCGGCGGTGCGCTCGTATGA